From one Erythrobacter sp. HKB08 genomic stretch:
- a CDS encoding thiamine phosphate synthase yields MTKIQAFPSLWLLSDERNDAVLGDALARLPRGSGFIYRHYHLPDPERWERFRALRHLALSRDHTVILADSALTAREWGAHGIYGAPRSLYPQRGDLLQLATAHDLREIADAQRFGADAILLSPAFPTNSHPGAPALGPTRFRLLAARACVPVIALGGMDERRAARLDWPCWAAIDGLS; encoded by the coding sequence GTGACGAAGATACAGGCCTTCCCTTCGCTCTGGCTGCTGTCCGACGAGCGCAACGATGCAGTGCTCGGCGATGCCCTGGCTCGCCTGCCGCGCGGTTCGGGTTTCATCTATCGCCACTACCACCTGCCCGATCCCGAGCGCTGGGAGCGGTTTCGCGCGCTGCGCCACCTTGCCCTGTCGCGCGATCACACGGTGATCCTCGCCGACAGTGCGCTCACCGCGCGCGAATGGGGAGCGCACGGCATCTATGGCGCGCCCCGCTCGCTCTACCCGCAGCGCGGCGACCTGCTGCAACTTGCGACAGCCCACGACCTGCGAGAAATCGCCGATGCGCAGCGTTTCGGCGCGGACGCCATCCTCCTCTCGCCAGCCTTCCCGACCAACTCCCATCCCGGCGCGCCCGCGCTCGGCCCTACACGTTTCCGCCTGCTCGCAGCGCGCGCTTGCGTGCCCGTCATCGCGCTCGGCGGGATGGACGAGCGGCGCGCGGCGCGGCTCGACTGGCCCTGTTGGGCGGCAATCGACGGGCTGAGCTAG
- a CDS encoding TonB-dependent receptor, producing MKSFTSLKAMAMLGAGMALVPQVAYAQDAEADEPEARQGALDSFGTIVVTGTKTRDAENVQDVPVAVTAFNSESLEALKVRDVQSLTYSAPNVSLDQIGTSRGTANFSIRGLGINSSIPSIDPTVGVFVDGVYLGFNGGVVFDLFDLDSVEILRGPQGVLFGRNVTGGAVLINTGNPTNEFTGKFRAAVDGPLLDGGRGGANYTVSGVISGPVVEDTLLFKLGGYYNKDEGYFRNLFDGSNQGEAETKILRGALEGRFGDLMVRGKLDYFTSDGDGPAGQNRGLFRRDTFDLSIDEPGFYDNEIWTGSLTAELDIGPGTLTNIFGYREYSAETLGDIDSLPIFGFHSSTETEQDQISNELRYAMSFDNLELTVGGFYFDQSIAYTEVRDLPPLSPLTFYGGGSQDHEVIGAFANGQFYLTDDLSVIAGIRWSEESKDAGVTYVRPRPACSVVGGTCPTSGTNPFIPTENNGFTDSNKWSNWSPKLGLQYEFATGQVYAHWTRGYRSGGYNFRITNANVFENVVVPATGGNFSFDEERVDNYELGGKFQTDDGSFTLNAAIYLTKISDMQREVNQSSPTAGVSQFILNTADATILGFEAESRMRVSDSLLFTANVGIINDDYDSVQFDISGDGVINDADLALRLPRVPEITAGVGAIHELDLGSSSIVSRVNLQYRDEFAYTDNNFGYVQDITNLDANVTWNTPMEGLAVSVYGKNLLDGVQAGGDTQLPFGGPLSNGVNRPFDFFPAGGTLSPLSKGRQVGAEVTFEF from the coding sequence GTGAAATCCTTCACTTCGCTCAAGGCGATGGCAATGCTTGGCGCCGGTATGGCGCTCGTCCCGCAGGTTGCATATGCGCAGGACGCCGAGGCAGATGAACCCGAGGCACGCCAGGGTGCGCTCGACAGCTTCGGCACCATCGTCGTTACCGGTACCAAGACCCGCGACGCGGAAAACGTCCAGGACGTTCCGGTCGCCGTTACCGCATTCAATTCCGAGAGCCTCGAAGCTCTCAAGGTGCGTGACGTCCAGTCGCTGACCTACAGCGCGCCGAACGTCAGCCTCGACCAGATCGGCACCAGCCGCGGCACCGCGAACTTCTCGATCCGCGGCCTCGGCATCAACTCCTCGATTCCCTCGATCGACCCGACGGTCGGCGTGTTCGTCGACGGCGTCTACCTCGGCTTCAACGGCGGCGTCGTGTTCGACCTGTTCGACCTCGACAGCGTGGAAATCCTGCGCGGTCCGCAGGGCGTCCTGTTCGGTCGCAACGTGACCGGCGGCGCAGTGCTGATCAACACCGGCAACCCGACCAACGAGTTCACCGGCAAGTTCCGTGCTGCAGTCGACGGCCCGCTGCTCGACGGCGGCCGTGGCGGCGCGAACTACACGGTCAGCGGCGTCATCTCCGGCCCGGTCGTGGAAGACACGCTGCTGTTCAAGCTCGGCGGCTACTACAACAAGGACGAAGGCTATTTCCGCAACCTGTTCGACGGTTCGAACCAGGGCGAAGCGGAAACCAAGATCCTTCGCGGCGCGCTCGAAGGCCGCTTCGGCGACCTGATGGTTCGCGGCAAGCTCGACTACTTCACCAGCGATGGCGACGGCCCGGCAGGCCAGAACCGCGGCCTCTTCCGCCGCGACACCTTCGACCTGTCGATCGACGAGCCCGGCTTCTACGACAACGAGATCTGGACCGGCTCGCTGACCGCCGAACTCGACATCGGCCCGGGCACGCTGACCAATATCTTCGGCTATCGTGAATACTCGGCCGAGACGCTGGGCGACATCGACAGCCTGCCGATCTTCGGCTTCCACTCCAGCACGGAAACCGAGCAGGACCAGATTTCGAACGAGCTTCGCTACGCGATGAGCTTCGACAATCTCGAACTGACCGTCGGCGGCTTCTACTTCGACCAGTCGATCGCCTACACCGAAGTTCGCGACCTTCCGCCGCTCAGCCCGCTGACCTTCTACGGCGGCGGCAGCCAGGACCATGAAGTCATCGGCGCATTCGCCAATGGCCAGTTCTACCTGACCGACGACCTCAGCGTCATCGCGGGCATCCGCTGGAGCGAGGAAAGCAAGGACGCAGGCGTGACCTACGTGCGTCCGCGCCCGGCATGTTCGGTAGTCGGCGGCACCTGCCCGACGAGCGGCACCAACCCGTTCATCCCGACCGAGAACAACGGCTTCACCGATTCCAACAAGTGGAGCAACTGGTCGCCGAAGCTGGGTCTCCAGTACGAATTCGCGACCGGCCAGGTCTATGCGCACTGGACCCGCGGCTATCGTTCGGGCGGCTACAACTTCCGCATCACCAACGCGAACGTGTTCGAGAACGTCGTGGTCCCGGCAACGGGCGGCAACTTCTCGTTCGATGAAGAGCGCGTCGACAATTACGAGCTGGGCGGCAAGTTCCAGACCGACGACGGTTCCTTCACCCTGAACGCGGCGATCTACCTGACGAAGATCAGCGACATGCAGCGCGAGGTGAACCAGAGCTCGCCGACCGCAGGCGTCTCGCAGTTCATCCTCAACACCGCAGACGCGACGATCCTCGGCTTCGAGGCGGAAAGCCGCATGCGCGTGTCGGATTCGCTGCTGTTCACGGCCAATGTCGGCATCATCAACGACGATTACGACAGCGTTCAGTTCGACATCTCGGGCGACGGTGTGATCAACGATGCGGACCTCGCGCTGCGCCTGCCGCGCGTGCCGGAAATCACTGCCGGTGTCGGCGCGATCCACGAACTCGACCTCGGTTCGAGCTCGATCGTCAGCCGCGTGAACCTGCAGTACCGCGACGAATTCGCCTATACCGACAACAACTTCGGTTACGTCCAGGACATCACCAACCTGGATGCGAACGTCACCTGGAACACCCCGATGGAAGGGCTTGCCGTGTCGGTTTACGGCAAGAACCTGCTCGACGGCGTCCAGGCGGGCGGCGACACGCAGCTGCCGTTCGGCGGCCCGCTGTCCAACGGCGTGAACCGTCCGTTCGACTTCTTCCCGGCAGGCGGCACGCTTTCGCCGCTGAGCAAGGGTCGCCAGGTCGGCGCGGAAGTCACCTTCGAGTTCTGA
- a CDS encoding [protein-PII] uridylyltransferase: MSELKIPKQRRVIDRRALSEAIASIHGAQSDRGRQAIVQLLREALDEGRAEIAARLETKPSSGHECCAAQAFLVDQIVRLLHDHVIEHVYPPGNRSSSERLTIMAVGGYGRAEMAPHSDVDIAFLTPTRRTPWCEQVIEAILYFLWDLGLKVGHSSRTPDDVVRMAKEDLTIRTALLEGRYVWGDRDLYEEVRRRFWSEVVQGTEREFVADKLEERNSRHKRMGDSRYVVEPNVKDGKGGLRDLHTLYWIGKYIHRVRSASELVEAGLFTAQEYRSFRRAEAFMLAVRCHLHIITGRAEDRLTFDLQRQVAERMNFADRTGKSAVERFMQMYFLQAKRVGSLTGVFLAHIDEQFAKRRARRGLLAGFKARARDYRGYRLFGGRIAAPTSDWFRKDPVRLIEIFQIAEAEGYEIHPDTMRQADRDSKLIDNTVREDERANALFLDLLAGRNDPETVLRWMNEAGVFGRFVPDFGKVNAQMQFDMYHHYTVDEHTIRAIGLLSKIEKGELADDHPRATRLIHRVASRRAIYVAVLLHDIAKGRGGDHSVLGAEVAEELCPRFGLDEAETELVAWLVRYHLLMSATAFKRDLTDPKTIEDFVTEVQSLERLRNLAILTAVDIRAVGPGTWNSWKGQLLGELYDAAQERLRLGHMRHGREGRIAAKRQTVRELLGEKEELLEKYDDVFTDAYWIAEPEDIIQRNIVQFHVARGLEEQLSIHCEFYPSRGATLVSVIAADHAGLFYRIAGGIHLAGANIIDARIHTTRTGWAVDNFLVQDPLGKPFSEEAQLQRIKQAIGDALANRVELAPQLAKRPLPRTRATAFEVRPRVIFDNKASNRFTVIEVNARDRPALLNRLARSLFESQLIVHSAHITAYGERAADTFYVTDLLGEKVIAADRLSAIEQDLLSAASDQRQAELESA, from the coding sequence TTGAGCGAACTCAAGATCCCCAAACAGCGGCGGGTGATCGACCGCCGCGCCCTTTCCGAGGCGATCGCCTCGATCCATGGTGCACAAAGCGACAGGGGACGGCAGGCGATCGTGCAACTTCTGCGCGAGGCGCTGGACGAAGGGCGCGCGGAAATCGCCGCGCGGCTCGAGACCAAGCCGTCCTCGGGCCATGAATGCTGCGCCGCGCAGGCCTTCCTCGTCGACCAGATCGTGCGCCTGCTGCACGACCACGTGATCGAGCACGTCTATCCGCCGGGCAACCGGTCATCGAGCGAGCGGCTGACCATCATGGCGGTCGGCGGCTACGGCCGCGCGGAAATGGCGCCGCACAGCGATGTCGATATCGCTTTCCTCACCCCCACGCGCCGCACCCCGTGGTGCGAGCAGGTGATCGAGGCGATCCTCTATTTCCTGTGGGACTTAGGCCTCAAGGTCGGCCATTCGAGCCGCACGCCCGACGATGTCGTGCGCATGGCGAAGGAAGACCTGACCATCCGCACCGCGCTGCTCGAAGGGCGCTACGTGTGGGGCGACCGCGACCTCTACGAAGAAGTCCGCCGCCGCTTCTGGTCCGAAGTGGTGCAGGGGACCGAACGCGAATTCGTCGCCGACAAGCTCGAAGAGCGCAATTCGCGCCACAAGCGCATGGGCGACAGCCGCTACGTCGTCGAACCCAATGTGAAGGACGGCAAGGGCGGCCTGCGCGACCTCCACACGCTTTACTGGATCGGCAAATATATCCACCGCGTGCGCAGCGCCTCCGAACTGGTCGAGGCCGGGCTGTTCACCGCGCAGGAATACCGCAGCTTCCGCCGCGCCGAGGCCTTCATGCTGGCAGTGCGCTGCCATCTCCACATCATCACCGGGCGCGCCGAGGACCGGCTGACCTTCGACCTGCAGCGCCAGGTGGCCGAGCGGATGAACTTCGCCGACCGCACCGGCAAGAGCGCGGTCGAGCGGTTCATGCAGATGTATTTCCTGCAGGCGAAGCGCGTCGGCAGCCTGACCGGCGTGTTCCTCGCCCATATCGACGAGCAATTCGCCAAGCGGCGCGCGCGGCGCGGGTTGCTTGCCGGGTTCAAGGCGCGGGCGCGCGATTACCGGGGCTACCGCCTGTTCGGCGGGCGCATCGCCGCACCGACGTCCGACTGGTTCCGCAAGGACCCGGTGCGCCTGATCGAGATATTCCAGATCGCCGAGGCCGAGGGCTACGAGATCCACCCCGACACCATGCGGCAGGCGGACCGCGATTCGAAGCTGATCGACAACACTGTGCGCGAGGACGAACGCGCCAATGCGCTGTTCCTCGACCTGCTCGCCGGGCGCAACGATCCCGAGACGGTGCTGCGCTGGATGAACGAGGCCGGCGTGTTCGGCCGCTTCGTGCCCGACTTCGGCAAGGTCAACGCGCAGATGCAGTTCGACATGTACCACCACTACACGGTGGACGAGCACACCATCCGCGCGATCGGCCTCCTCTCCAAGATCGAGAAGGGCGAGCTGGCCGACGACCACCCGCGCGCCACCCGCCTGATCCACCGCGTCGCCTCGCGCCGCGCGATCTATGTCGCGGTGCTGCTGCACGATATCGCCAAGGGGCGCGGCGGGGACCATTCCGTGCTCGGGGCGGAGGTCGCGGAAGAGCTGTGCCCGCGCTTCGGCCTCGACGAGGCTGAGACCGAACTGGTCGCGTGGCTGGTGCGCTACCACCTGCTGATGAGCGCGACCGCCTTCAAGCGCGACCTCACCGATCCCAAGACGATCGAGGATTTCGTGACCGAGGTGCAGAGCCTCGAACGCCTGCGCAACCTCGCCATACTGACCGCGGTAGACATCCGCGCGGTCGGCCCTGGCACCTGGAACAGCTGGAAGGGCCAGCTGCTCGGCGAACTCTACGACGCCGCGCAGGAACGCCTGCGTCTCGGCCACATGCGGCACGGGCGCGAGGGCCGCATCGCGGCCAAGCGGCAGACCGTGCGCGAGCTGCTCGGCGAGAAGGAAGAGCTGCTCGAGAAATACGACGACGTCTTCACCGACGCCTACTGGATCGCAGAGCCGGAAGACATCATCCAGCGCAACATCGTGCAGTTCCATGTCGCGCGCGGGCTGGAAGAACAGCTCTCGATCCACTGCGAATTCTATCCCTCGCGCGGAGCGACGCTGGTCAGCGTGATCGCCGCCGACCATGCGGGCCTGTTCTACCGCATCGCGGGCGGCATCCACCTGGCAGGCGCGAACATCATCGATGCGCGCATCCACACGACGCGCACCGGCTGGGCGGTCGACAATTTCCTCGTGCAGGACCCGCTCGGCAAGCCGTTCAGCGAAGAGGCGCAGCTGCAACGCATCAAGCAGGCGATCGGCGATGCACTTGCCAACCGGGTCGAACTTGCCCCGCAGCTCGCCAAGCGTCCCCTGCCGCGCACCCGCGCCACGGCATTCGAAGTGCGCCCGCGCGTCATTTTCGACAACAAGGCATCGAACCGCTTCACGGTGATCGAAGTCAACGCGCGCGATCGGCCCGCATTGCTCAACCGGCTCGCCCGCAGCCTGTTCGAAAGCCAGCTGATCGTGCACTCCGCGCACATCACCGCCTATGGCGAGCGCGCGGCCGATACCTTCTACGTGACCGACCTCCTGGGGGAGAAAGTCATCGCTGCCGATCGCCTTTCGGCCATCGAGCAGGACCTGCTCTCTGCCGCCAGCGACCAGCGCCAAGCGGAGCTTGAAAGCGCTTAA
- a CDS encoding DNA translocase FtsK 4TM domain-containing protein, which translates to MASRAASKSQNADWRAAFRRSLRRASQMAGSALLLGGMVFLGLSLASYTQTDPSPSTAASGADIANWMGAAGAWASERVLFLFGLPAVLLLPLLYVFARKLWRDVEEEEQENETRWWRPVGMLLLAMALLSTVLALAFDPRGGSLPASLGGVTGLLGAAGFEAIGDRLGEGIGGWAILGLALGSLAGSAVLVTRVFAIDWVSLLTLPQFLKRAPALPDADIPFLPKRKEKPAKRTKADAEPVIEESPRRAPQITDPSAPPKKAPLAKAKQRDMFASYDLPSLDLLEDMPEDNAPKLDKLALERNARLLETVLDDFNVKGEITAVRTGPVVTMYELEPAPGIKASRVVGLAEDIARNMSAISARVSPIPGRTVMGIELPNTKRQMVSFKELAACAAFADAKGALPIILGKDIAGEPIVADLAAMPHLLVAGTTGSGKSVGLNAILLSLLYRFTPEECRLILIDPKVLELKTYDDIPHLLSPVVTEPHKSVRALKWAVEEMERRYRMMSSVNSRNIGGFNEKVRAAIAKGKPLGRRVQTGFDPETGEELYEEEQLDYEPLPQIVLIVDELADLMVTVGKEIEVLIQRLSQKSRAAGIHLIMATQRPSVDVITGVIKANLPTRISFKVTSRIDSRTILGEQGSEQLLGKGDMLYKPNTGAMIRVHGPFVSDEEVESVADHWRGQGKPEYVDAVTEEPEDGGFSFEDEFTASDDPAERKYRQACQVVFENQKASGSWLQRQMGVGYNTAAKWIERMEEEGLVGPANHVGRREIFRDQDGNPI; encoded by the coding sequence ATGGCCAGCCGGGCCGCTTCGAAATCGCAGAATGCCGACTGGCGCGCCGCCTTCCGCCGCTCGCTGAGGCGCGCGAGCCAGATGGCCGGATCGGCGCTGCTCCTGGGCGGCATGGTCTTCCTCGGCCTGTCGCTTGCCAGCTACACCCAGACCGATCCGAGCCCGTCGACCGCGGCATCCGGCGCGGATATCGCGAACTGGATGGGCGCAGCCGGGGCCTGGGCCTCGGAGCGCGTACTGTTCCTGTTCGGCCTGCCCGCCGTCCTGCTGCTCCCGCTGCTATATGTCTTCGCGCGCAAGCTGTGGCGCGATGTCGAGGAAGAGGAGCAGGAGAACGAGACGCGCTGGTGGCGACCCGTCGGCATGCTCCTGCTCGCCATGGCGCTGCTATCGACCGTCCTCGCGCTCGCCTTCGACCCGCGCGGCGGCAGCCTGCCGGCCTCGCTCGGCGGGGTCACGGGCCTGCTCGGCGCAGCCGGGTTCGAGGCGATTGGCGACCGGCTCGGCGAAGGTATCGGCGGCTGGGCGATCCTCGGCCTCGCGCTTGGGAGCCTTGCGGGCAGCGCGGTGCTTGTGACCCGCGTTTTCGCGATCGACTGGGTATCGCTGCTCACCCTGCCGCAATTCCTCAAGCGCGCGCCTGCCCTGCCCGATGCGGACATTCCCTTCCTGCCCAAGCGCAAGGAAAAGCCGGCCAAGCGCACCAAGGCCGATGCCGAGCCGGTGATCGAGGAAAGCCCGCGCCGTGCGCCGCAGATTACCGACCCGAGCGCGCCGCCCAAGAAGGCTCCGCTCGCCAAGGCCAAGCAACGCGACATGTTCGCGAGCTACGATCTTCCGAGCCTCGACCTGCTCGAAGACATGCCCGAAGACAATGCGCCCAAGCTCGACAAGCTGGCACTCGAGCGCAATGCGCGCCTGCTCGAAACCGTGCTCGACGATTTCAACGTGAAGGGCGAGATTACCGCCGTGCGCACCGGCCCGGTGGTCACCATGTACGAGCTGGAGCCCGCGCCCGGCATCAAGGCGAGCCGCGTGGTCGGCCTCGCCGAGGATATCGCGCGCAACATGTCGGCCATTTCCGCGCGCGTCTCGCCCATTCCGGGGCGCACGGTGATGGGCATCGAACTGCCCAATACCAAGCGCCAGATGGTCAGCTTCAAGGAACTGGCCGCCTGCGCCGCATTCGCCGATGCCAAGGGCGCGCTGCCGATCATCCTCGGCAAGGATATCGCGGGTGAGCCGATCGTCGCCGACCTTGCCGCCATGCCGCACCTGCTGGTCGCGGGTACGACAGGTTCGGGTAAGTCGGTCGGATTGAACGCGATCCTGCTCTCGCTCCTCTACCGCTTCACGCCGGAGGAATGCCGCCTCATCCTGATCGACCCGAAGGTCCTCGAGCTGAAGACCTACGACGATATCCCGCACCTGCTCTCGCCGGTGGTGACCGAGCCGCACAAGTCGGTCCGCGCGCTCAAATGGGCGGTCGAGGAAATGGAACGCCGCTATCGCATGATGAGCAGCGTGAACTCGCGCAACATCGGCGGTTTCAACGAGAAGGTCCGCGCCGCGATCGCCAAGGGCAAGCCGCTCGGCCGCCGCGTACAGACCGGCTTCGATCCGGAAACGGGCGAGGAGCTCTACGAGGAAGAGCAGCTCGATTACGAACCGCTGCCACAGATCGTGCTGATCGTCGACGAGCTGGCCGACCTCATGGTCACCGTCGGCAAGGAAATCGAAGTCCTCATCCAGCGCCTCAGCCAGAAGAGCCGCGCGGCGGGCATCCACCTGATCATGGCGACGCAGCGCCCCTCGGTCGATGTCATCACCGGCGTCATCAAGGCGAACCTGCCGACCCGCATAAGCTTCAAGGTCACGAGCCGCATCGACAGCCGCACCATCCTCGGCGAGCAGGGGTCGGAACAGCTGCTCGGCAAGGGCGACATGCTCTACAAGCCGAATACCGGCGCGATGATCCGCGTCCACGGCCCCTTCGTGAGCGACGAGGAAGTCGAAAGCGTCGCCGATCACTGGCGCGGCCAGGGCAAGCCCGAATATGTCGATGCCGTTACCGAGGAACCGGAAGACGGCGGCTTCAGCTTCGAGGACGAATTCACCGCGAGCGACGATCCGGCCGAGCGCAAGTACCGCCAGGCCTGCCAGGTCGTGTTCGAGAACCAGAAGGCGAGCGGCAGCTGGCTCCAGCGCCAGATGGGCGTGGGCTACAACACCGCCGCCAAGTGGATCGAGCGGATGGAGGAAGAAGGCCTCGTAGGACCGGCCAACCACGTCGGCCGCCGCGAGATCTTCCGCGACCAGGACGGCAACCCGATCTGA
- a CDS encoding substrate-binding domain-containing protein, which produces MKLTKTLAFAAVSALALAGCDNTGSDGGARDTVRVVGSSTVYPFAKKVAETFAQSNPQFGSPLIESTGTGGGMNLFCSGVGPSTPDMANASRRMKASEFATCQENGVTDIIELQVGLDGIAFASAQGGIMMNLSPEIVYRAIAANPYGQPQTAKTWADVDASLPAEPILVYGPPSTSGTRDALKELVLEVGCKANAEMEALKESDEDAYDRVCTEVRGDGAYVDQGEQDNLIVQKITNNPKAVGVFGYSYLEENSDKVQGLPMNGVAPTYENISSFEYPGARPLYVYVKKAHVGAIPGLKEFIAEWRKSWVAEGPLAKIGLIPSPADVMATMEKAATDLVTMDGSELK; this is translated from the coding sequence ATGAAACTTACCAAGACTCTCGCTTTCGCTGCCGTTTCGGCCCTGGCCCTCGCCGGCTGCGACAACACCGGTTCGGATGGCGGCGCGCGTGACACGGTCCGTGTCGTCGGCTCGTCGACCGTCTATCCGTTCGCCAAGAAGGTCGCCGAAACCTTCGCCCAGTCGAACCCGCAGTTCGGCTCGCCGCTGATCGAATCGACCGGCACCGGTGGCGGCATGAACCTGTTCTGCAGCGGCGTCGGCCCGAGCACGCCGGACATGGCGAACGCTTCGCGCCGCATGAAGGCGAGCGAATTCGCCACCTGCCAGGAAAACGGCGTTACCGACATCATCGAACTGCAGGTCGGCCTCGACGGCATCGCCTTCGCTTCGGCGCAGGGCGGCATCATGATGAACCTCTCGCCCGAGATCGTGTACCGCGCAATCGCGGCCAACCCATACGGGCAGCCGCAGACCGCCAAGACCTGGGCCGATGTCGACGCATCGCTCCCGGCCGAACCGATCCTCGTCTACGGCCCGCCGTCGACCTCGGGTACGCGCGATGCGCTCAAGGAACTCGTCCTCGAAGTGGGCTGTAAGGCCAATGCCGAGATGGAAGCGCTCAAGGAAAGCGACGAAGACGCCTATGACCGCGTCTGCACCGAAGTGCGCGGCGACGGCGCCTATGTCGACCAGGGCGAGCAGGACAACCTGATCGTCCAGAAGATCACCAACAACCCCAAGGCTGTCGGCGTCTTCGGCTACTCCTACCTCGAAGAGAACTCCGACAAGGTGCAGGGCCTGCCGATGAACGGCGTCGCCCCGACCTACGAGAACATCTCGAGCTTCGAATATCCGGGTGCCCGCCCGCTCTACGTCTACGTCAAGAAGGCGCATGTCGGCGCGATCCCGGGCCTGAAGGAATTCATCGCCGAATGGCGCAAGAGCTGGGTTGCCGAAGGTCCGCTCGCCAAGATCGGCCTCATCCCCTCGCCGGCCGACGTGATGGCCACGATGGAAAAGGCTGCGACCGATCTCGTGACCATGGACGGCAGCGAGCTCAAGTAA
- a CDS encoding YggS family pyridoxal phosphate-dependent enzyme, producing MEKADTPLEQVRLEIARACKASRRKSEDIALIAVSKTHPVEAIKPLLEQGHRIFGENRVQEAQAKWPALRERYPDTELHLIGQLQSNKADEAVALFDCIHSLDRESLLKALAKAMDKAGRRVPCFVQVNIGEEEQKGGCLPADLPTFLAKVRAADIPVAGLMCIPPADIEPAPFFALLAKLAADNGIEGLSMGMSGDYPTAIMLGATHVRVGTALFGERG from the coding sequence ATGGAAAAGGCAGATACTCCGCTCGAACAGGTCCGGCTCGAAATCGCGCGCGCCTGCAAGGCCTCGCGCCGCAAGTCGGAAGACATCGCGCTGATCGCGGTCAGCAAGACGCATCCGGTCGAGGCGATCAAGCCTCTGCTCGAACAGGGCCACCGCATCTTCGGCGAGAACCGCGTGCAGGAAGCGCAGGCGAAATGGCCCGCGCTGCGCGAGCGCTATCCCGACACCGAGTTGCACCTCATCGGCCAGCTGCAATCGAACAAGGCGGACGAAGCCGTCGCGCTGTTCGACTGCATCCACTCGCTCGACCGCGAAAGCCTGCTCAAGGCGCTCGCCAAGGCGATGGACAAGGCGGGCAGGCGCGTGCCGTGCTTCGTGCAGGTCAATATCGGCGAGGAAGAGCAAAAGGGCGGCTGCCTGCCTGCCGACCTGCCTACCTTTCTCGCCAAGGTCCGCGCCGCCGATATCCCGGTCGCGGGCCTGATGTGTATTCCCCCCGCCGATATCGAGCCGGCCCCGTTCTTCGCCCTGCTCGCCAAGCTGGCAGCGGACAACGGCATCGAGGGCCTCTCCATGGGCATGAGCGGCGATTACCCGACCGCCATCATGCTCGGCGCAACGCATGTCCGCGTCGGCACCGCGCTGTTCGGCGAGAGGGGATAA